In Oryza brachyantha chromosome 1, ObraRS2, whole genome shotgun sequence, the following are encoded in one genomic region:
- the LOC102715358 gene encoding uncharacterized protein LOC102715358 isoform X1, translated as MGAVDDAGGGGEVDVFDAGRCADGYALGLAVGRRFGEAIRSRMRRDAMLWRQLLPFAATAPGRPLVDALRDANHTRKEILPFITNEDHHHDEEEADDDCSDVLLVSESTAIAGHKEDANVALLGHTYVVKATSPDGSSSFTAYTYAGELPTCAFGFNSNGVVGCQCHSGTSISNRFQVLTGLVRHSLSTLSRRRAARSSPAPSPGTSCRATSSKRRASTTPSHRCSSFYGSISSVCAFLEQRVSSPDMSVGHSYNLMDVRRRRIVNVETASGRRFSVREAGAAPFFHANMYRHLQVKQVHDENSMARERRAAELSPDSKEKALSLLGDTADGKYPIYMTGPTLYTLCTVLVDLDEETMTIYKGNPMNRDAVRVFRML; from the exons ATGGGCGCCGtggacgacgccggcggcgggggcgaggTGGACGTGTTCGACGCCGGCCGGTGCGCCGACGGGTACGCGCTAGGGCTCGCCGTGGGGCGGCGGTTCGGCGAGGCCATCCGGAGCAGGATGCGCCGCGACGCCATGCTGTGGCGGCAGCTGCTCCCgttcgcggcgacggcgccggggcgGCCGCTCGTCGACGCGCTCCGGGACGCCAACCACACGAG GAAGGAGATCCTGCCGTTCATCACCAATGAGGATCACCACCACGACGAGGAAGAAGCCGACGACGACTGCTCGGACGTGCTGCTCGTCAGCGAGTCGACGGCGATCGCCGGACACAAAGAGGACGCCAACGTCGCGCTGCTCGGCCACAC GTACGTGGTGAAGGCCACGTCGCCGGACGGCTCGTCGTCGTTCACCGCCTACACctacgccggcgagctcccgaCCTGCGCCTTCGGCTTCAACAGCAATGGCGTGGTGGGGTGTCAGTGTCACTCTGGAACTTCCATTTCCAACCGTTTCCAAGTTCTGACAGGTCTTGTCAGGCATTCACTCTCGACTCTGTcccgccggcgcgcggcgaggtcgtcgccggcgccatcgcccgGAACTTCGTGTCGCGCGACCTCCTCGAAGCGACGAGCCTCGACGACGCCGTCTCATCGGTGTAGTAGCTTCTACGGATCGATCAGCAGCGTGTGCGCGTTTCTGGAGCAGAGGGTGAGCTCGCCGGACATGTCGGTCGGCCACAGCTACAACCTGATGgacgtccggcggcggcggatcgtCAACGTCGAGAccgcctccggccgccgcttcTCCGTGCgcgaggccggcgcggcgccctTCTTCCACGCCAACATGTACCGCCATCTCCAGGTGAAGCAG GTTCACGACGAGAACTCCATGGCCAGGGAGAGGAGAGCGGCGGAGTTGTCGCCGGACTCCAAGGAGAAGGCGCTCTCGCTGCTCGGCGACACGGCGGACGGCAAGTACCCGATCTACATGACCGGCCCAACGCTGTACACCCTATGCACCGTCTTGGTTGATCTCGACGAGGAGACGATGACCATCTACAAGGGGAACCCGATGAACAGAGACGCAGTTCGAGTGTTCCGTATGCTGTGA
- the LOC102715358 gene encoding uncharacterized protein LOC102715358 isoform X2 → MKEILPFITNEDHHHDEEEADDDCSDVLLVSESTAIAGHKEDANVALLGHTYVVKATSPDGSSSFTAYTYAGELPTCAFGFNSNGVVGCQCHSGTSISNRFQVLTGLVRHSLSTLSRRRAARSSPAPSPGTSCRATSSKRRASTTPSHRCSSFYGSISSVCAFLEQRVSSPDMSVGHSYNLMDVRRRRIVNVETASGRRFSVREAGAAPFFHANMYRHLQVKQVHDENSMARERRAAELSPDSKEKALSLLGDTADGKYPIYMTGPTLYTLCTVLVDLDEETMTIYKGNPMNRDAVRVFRML, encoded by the exons AT GAAGGAGATCCTGCCGTTCATCACCAATGAGGATCACCACCACGACGAGGAAGAAGCCGACGACGACTGCTCGGACGTGCTGCTCGTCAGCGAGTCGACGGCGATCGCCGGACACAAAGAGGACGCCAACGTCGCGCTGCTCGGCCACAC GTACGTGGTGAAGGCCACGTCGCCGGACGGCTCGTCGTCGTTCACCGCCTACACctacgccggcgagctcccgaCCTGCGCCTTCGGCTTCAACAGCAATGGCGTGGTGGGGTGTCAGTGTCACTCTGGAACTTCCATTTCCAACCGTTTCCAAGTTCTGACAGGTCTTGTCAGGCATTCACTCTCGACTCTGTcccgccggcgcgcggcgaggtcgtcgccggcgccatcgcccgGAACTTCGTGTCGCGCGACCTCCTCGAAGCGACGAGCCTCGACGACGCCGTCTCATCGGTGTAGTAGCTTCTACGGATCGATCAGCAGCGTGTGCGCGTTTCTGGAGCAGAGGGTGAGCTCGCCGGACATGTCGGTCGGCCACAGCTACAACCTGATGgacgtccggcggcggcggatcgtCAACGTCGAGAccgcctccggccgccgcttcTCCGTGCgcgaggccggcgcggcgccctTCTTCCACGCCAACATGTACCGCCATCTCCAGGTGAAGCAG GTTCACGACGAGAACTCCATGGCCAGGGAGAGGAGAGCGGCGGAGTTGTCGCCGGACTCCAAGGAGAAGGCGCTCTCGCTGCTCGGCGACACGGCGGACGGCAAGTACCCGATCTACATGACCGGCCCAACGCTGTACACCCTATGCACCGTCTTGGTTGATCTCGACGAGGAGACGATGACCATCTACAAGGGGAACCCGATGAACAGAGACGCAGTTCGAGTGTTCCGTATGCTGTGA